One window from the genome of Cyclobacterium amurskyense encodes:
- a CDS encoding adenosine kinase, translating to MTKKYDVTGIGNALVDIEFEVSDPFLDKYGIEKGLMTLVDEDRQGELMSAINTKTSKLQCGGSAANSIIAVSQFGGKSYYCCKVANDELGRFFIEDMKEAGVNHNLDPFKLEEGITGKCLVMVTADAERTMNTFLGITEKFSTSQINEEAIKDSKYLYIEGYLITSENAKEAMMSAKKIAEENNVKVAITFSDPAMVKYFGESFKEVIGSGVDMLFANEEEAMLYTGKDNLSEAGEELKKIAKHFVITQGKNGALIYDGETFIDIAPYPTVAVDTNGAGDMFAGAFMYGITNGHSYASSGKLASMASSKIVSQFGPRLSWEEAKAVLSRLQP from the coding sequence ATGACAAAGAAGTATGATGTTACAGGCATAGGTAATGCCTTGGTAGATATAGAGTTTGAGGTTAGTGATCCTTTTTTGGATAAATATGGCATAGAAAAAGGGTTGATGACTTTGGTTGATGAAGATCGTCAGGGAGAGTTGATGTCTGCTATAAATACCAAAACTTCAAAATTACAGTGTGGTGGCTCAGCGGCTAATTCCATAATTGCCGTAAGTCAATTTGGAGGGAAGTCCTACTATTGTTGTAAAGTGGCCAATGATGAATTGGGAAGGTTTTTCATTGAAGACATGAAAGAAGCGGGGGTTAACCATAACCTTGATCCTTTTAAGTTAGAGGAAGGGATTACCGGGAAGTGCCTTGTGATGGTCACAGCAGATGCGGAGCGGACCATGAACACCTTTTTAGGAATTACCGAGAAATTTTCAACATCCCAGATTAATGAGGAAGCAATTAAGGACTCAAAGTATTTGTACATTGAAGGTTACCTTATTACCTCAGAGAATGCCAAAGAAGCCATGATGTCTGCTAAAAAAATTGCAGAGGAAAATAACGTAAAGGTGGCAATTACCTTTTCAGATCCTGCCATGGTCAAATATTTTGGCGAAAGCTTTAAAGAGGTTATCGGCTCTGGAGTAGACATGCTTTTTGCCAATGAGGAAGAGGCCATGCTTTATACAGGAAAAGACAATTTGTCTGAAGCTGGTGAAGAGTTGAAAAAAATCGCGAAGCATTTTGTAATTACCCAAGGGAAAAACGGTGCTTTGATTTATGATGGGGAAACTTTTATTGACATAGCGCCTTATCCTACTGTGGCCGTAGATACCAATGGTGCTGGGGATATGTTTGCTGGTGCTTTTATGTATGGCATCACCAATGGGCATTCTTATGCCTCTAGTGGAAAATTGGCAAGCATGGCATCCTCAAAGATTGTTAGTCAATTTGGCCCAAGGCTTTCATGGGAAGAAGCGAAAGCTGTCTTGAGTAGACTTCAACCTTAA
- the mnmD gene encoding tRNA (5-methylaminomethyl-2-thiouridine)(34)-methyltransferase MnmD → MENQQPKIITTEDGSHSVYLPEINESYHSSNGAYKESIHVYLLYGLEAWYARNRGKFPIRIFEVGFGTGLNAWLTLIWAEQNQVPVLYHTIEPYPLEKEIYEALNFTQLDETLTHFNGYFKRLHQMAWDKGMPMTDYFNIKKEKTTLQEVQLYGSDLVFFDAFSPKKQPELWTMEMLEKIEDSMNPSAAFVTYCAAGHLKKNLQSLNLTLDEVPGPPGKKEMTRAWKKS, encoded by the coding sequence ATGGAAAACCAACAGCCCAAAATCATCACCACAGAAGACGGATCACATTCTGTGTATCTTCCTGAAATCAATGAAAGCTACCATTCTTCCAATGGGGCTTACAAGGAATCAATTCATGTGTACTTGTTGTATGGTTTGGAGGCATGGTATGCTAGAAACAGAGGAAAATTCCCCATCAGAATTTTTGAAGTAGGTTTTGGCACCGGACTTAATGCCTGGCTAACCCTAATCTGGGCAGAACAAAACCAAGTACCTGTTCTCTACCATACGATTGAACCTTATCCACTTGAAAAGGAGATTTATGAGGCATTGAACTTCACCCAATTGGATGAAACCCTGACTCATTTTAATGGCTACTTTAAGCGTCTCCATCAAATGGCCTGGGACAAGGGAATGCCAATGACGGATTATTTCAATATTAAAAAAGAAAAAACCACCTTACAGGAGGTACAACTATACGGTTCAGACCTTGTGTTTTTCGATGCCTTTTCTCCAAAAAAACAGCCAGAACTCTGGACAATGGAAATGCTGGAAAAAATCGAAGACAGTATGAACCCATCTGCTGCTTTTGTTACCTACTGTGCTGCAGGCCACCTCAAAAAGAACCTTCAATCGCTTAACTTAACCTTGGATGAAGTACCTGGACCTCCAGGTAAAAAGGAAATGACAAGAGCGTGGAAAAAAAGCTAG